From Nicotiana tabacum cultivar K326 chromosome 15, ASM71507v2, whole genome shotgun sequence, the proteins below share one genomic window:
- the LOC107821778 gene encoding uncharacterized protein LOC107821778, translating to MKRSIEGFNQLNTADEVAKAKLKQKHLLNEFLELQKEFVSKKRKLQAAKQRRDIILGEILFLKLRRRYLLKNQSSHVDSERCIPHMKNFDAESEVPAEKRSNRAYDAAIETGHPAFTSKFNSVTYYG from the exons ATGAAAAGGTCTATAGAGGGTTTCAATCAACTAAATACTGCTGATGAAGTAGCCAAGGCAAAGCTCAAGCAGAAACATCTGTTAAATGAGTTCTTGGAACTGCAAAAG GAATTTGTCTCCAAGAAGAGGAAGTTGCAGGCTGCAAAGCAGAGGAGAGATATCATTTTGGGTGAAATCCT atttttaaagCTAAGGCGTAGGTATTTGTTGAAAAACCAATCTTCCCATGTTGATAGTGAAAGATGTATTCCACATATGAAAAACTTCGATGCTGAGAGTGAAGTCCCTGCTGAAAAACGATCCAACCGTGCCTACGATGCAGCAATAGAAACGGGTCATCCTGCATTTACGTCGAAGTTCAATTCGGTAACATACTATGGTTAA